The following are from one region of the Bactrocera oleae isolate idBacOlea1 chromosome 6, idBacOlea1, whole genome shotgun sequence genome:
- the LOC106622146 gene encoding serine protease inhibitor 77Ba: protein MLLRKAFFAFLSLNFCILIHLTTSEFCTKLENTSTVLQANRAQFLSIADGAEKFGLELFTLISTDATDNDFVISPFSVWALLLLLVEAASENTLVELNTALRINQDRQALRQAFNVVQQFLLHKTSTIQVENLQAMYYDTYEKVSPDYIRTLTTCYNAKAQNLNFNDTKIAVNFINNAIKTETKGLISDAITADDVKNARLLLTSTLYFKGQWQFPFNRSDTRREIFYDMNGKPVGEVEMMFQMTPFNYTRIQDLQAHVLELPYGNENRLCMLAILPNKGISVNQVAQNLRKFGVRPIFNKIEEDALNYGEQDVEVYLPRLETTSTLSLRGTLEAMGIKSIFDPQTVNLLSQTSFVKDVIQSTKIIVNEEGTEAAAVVAAILTNKISPPKFYFNRPFMYLIAEKRSNTLLFAGQLSTPKLS from the exons ATGCTATTACGTAAAG CGTTCTTCGCATTTCTATCGCTCAACTTTTGCATCTTAATACACTTAACTACCAGCGAATTTTGCACCAAATTAGAGAATACAAGTACGGTGCTACAGGCAAATCGAGCACAGTTCCTCAGCATTGCGGACGGTGCAGAGAAATTCGGTTTGGAGCTTTTTACTTTGATTTCCACAGATGCGACCGATAATGATTTTGTCATTTCACCATTTTCCGTATGGGCGCTATTATTACTGCTTGTGGAGGCCGCATCAGAGAATACATTGGTCGAGCTAAATACAGCGCTGCGCATAAATCAGGATCGTCAAGCGTTACGTCAAGCATTTAATGTGGTGCAGCAATTTTTGTT gCACAAAACATCGACGATACAAGTCGAAAATTTACAGGCAATGTACTATGACACCTATGAAAAGGTCAGTCCAGACTATATTAGAACACTAACCACTTGTTACAATGCAAAGGCGCAAAACTTAAATTTCAACGATACTAAAATAGCGGTAAATTTCATTAACAACGCCATAAAAACGGAAACCAAGGGTCTAATAAGTGATGCCATCACCGCTGATGACGTGAAAAATGCAAGACTATTACTAACATCCACCCTGTATTTTAAAGGACAATGGCAG TTTCCTTTCAACAGAAGCGATACACGCAGAGAGATCTTCTACGATATGAATGGCAAGCCGGTTGGTGAGGTGGAGATGATGTTCCAAATGACACCATTCAACTACACTAGAATACAGGATTTGCAGGCGCACGTACTCGAACTGCCATACGGCAATGAAAATCGTTTGTGTATGCTGGCTATACTGCCAAATAAAG gcatCTCAGTCAATCAAGTGGCGCAGAATTTGCGGAAATTTGGTGTGCGTccaatattcaataaaattgaagaGGACGCTTTAAATTACGGCGAACAGGATGTTGAGGTGTATTTGCCACGTTTGGAGACAACATCGACATTATCGCTAAGAGGCACACTGGAAGCG ATGGGCATAAAGAGTATTTTCGATCCGCAGACTGTAAATTTACTCTCGCAAACCTCGTTCGTGAAGGACGTCATACAAAGCACTAAAATAATTGTGAACGAAGAGGGCACCGAAGCGGCCGCAGTCGTTGCGGCAATTTTGACTAATAAAATTTCGCCACCGAAATTCTACTTTAATCGCCCATTCATGTATTTGATTGCGGAAAAGCGCTCTAATACATTATTATTTGCCGGCCAACTGTCGACACCGAAATTAtcgtaa
- the Rbbp5 gene encoding retinoblastoma-binding protein 5 homolog, which translates to MNLELLESFGQNYPEEFDGSLDCISLAVTCAFNKYGTLLAVGCNDGRIVVWDFLTRGIAKIISAHVHPVCSLSWTRNGHKLLSASTDNNVCIWDVLTGDCEHKYRFPSPVLKVQFDPRNDKRFLVCPMRYAAVLVRIGDTHKCLPLDSDGDLNIVASFDRRGKHIYTGNAKGKILVLNAETLEIVASFRIIVGSSSATAVKSIEFARRGDAFLINTSDRVIRVYDSKEIIALGKDGEPEPIQKLQDLVNKTTWKKCCFSGDGEYICAGSARQHALYIWEKSIGNLVKILHGTKGELLLDVVWHPVRPIIASISSGLVSIWAQNQVENWSAFAPDFKELDENVEYEERESEFDITDEDKSVDLNADAKQDEEIEVDVLKVEPVAAFCSSDEEGEDENALQFLPMAPEVEDPEDGWTMQDGVDTTLTKESENAPQDYEDTVTTKKRKVNNYDISLPDAPVDETHPLISSKTNKDKQPVGGKKAAGRPKK; encoded by the exons ATGAATTTAGAATTATTAG AATCTTTTGGCCAAAATTATCCCGAAGAATTCGATGGCTCACTGGATTGCATATCACTTGCTGTAACTTGTGCTTTCAATAAATATGGTACTTTATTGGCCGTTGGCTGCAACGATGGGCGCATTGTTGTGTGGGATTTCTTAACGCGTGGAATTGCAAAAATTATCTCAGCTCATGTGCATCCAGTGTGCAGTTTAAGTTGGACGCGTAATGGACATAAG ctgCTGTCCGCTTCAACAGACAACAACGTTTGTATATGGGATGTACTCACCGGCGACTGTGAGCATAAATATCGTTTTCCCTCGCCAGTACTGAAAGTGCAGTTTGATCCACGCAATGACAAACGTTTCCTTGTTTGTCCAATGCGTTATGCTGCCGTGCTAGTGCGAATTGGGGACACGCACAAATGTCTACCTTTGGACTCAGAT GGCGATTTAAATATTGTGGCTTCATTTGATCGACGAggtaaacatatttacacagGCAATGCAAAGGGCAAAATACTAGTCTTAAATGCAGAAACATTAGAAATTGTGGCGAGTTTTCGTATTATTGTTGGTTCTTCAAGTGCGACGGCTGTAAAAAGCATAGAGTTTGCGCGTAGAGGCGA cgcttttttaataaatacctCCGATCGCGTCATACGTGTTTACGACTCAAAGGAGATTATAGCGCTGGGGAAGGATGGTGAGCCTGAGCCAATACAAAAGCTTCAAGATTTAGTGAACAA AACAACCTGGAAAAAATGTTGCTTCTCCGGCGATGGTGAATATATATGTGCCGGTAGTGCACGCCAACATGCACTTTATATATGGGAAAAGTCGATAGGGAATTTGGTGAAAATTCTTCACGGCACCAAAGGTGAATTGCTGCTCGATGTTGTGTGGCATCCAGTGCGTCCCATTATAGCTAGCATCAGTTCGGGGCTCGTTTCGATTTGGGCACAAAATCAAGTAGAAAATTGGTCAGCATTTGCGCCCGATTTCAAAGAGCTCGATGAGAATGTCGAATACGAAGAACGCGAATCTGAATTCGATATTACGGATGAAGATAAATCGGTTGATTTAAATGCGGATGCAAAGCAGGATGAAGAAATCGAAGTGGACGTGTTAAAAGTGGAACCAGTGGCAGCATTTTGCTCATCCGATGAAGAGGGTGAGGACGAAAATGCATTACAATTTCTGCCGATGGCGCCAGAAGTCGAAGATCCCGAAGATGGCTGGACGATGCAAGATGGTGTGGACACGACACTCACTAAAGAAAGTGAGAACGCGCCGCAAGACTATGAGGACACGGTAACGACGAAAAAGCGTAAAGTCAACAATTATGACATCAGCCTGCCAGATGCGCCAGTCGATG AAACGCATCCATTAATATCAAGTAAAACAAATAAGGATAAGCAGCCAGTGGGCGGCAAGAAAGCAGCGGGACGTCCGAAAAAATAA